GTTACTCCACAGTCAACGTTAATAGTATGAAAATTTCGGAATTGGAAAAAAAAGTAGGACTTTCTCGCGATACTCTTCGTTATTACGAAAAAGTAGGCGTGCTGACTCCCCCCTTGCGAGCAGATAACGGTTATAGACACTATGGCAAAACCCAACTGGATGAGCTTGCTTTTATTGAGCGCGGTAAAGCTATAGGATTTACATTGTCTGAAATTAAGAGGGGGTATGAGCAATATAAAACGTTGGGGAAACTATGCCCTGAGTTCATTAAACAGCTACAAGAAAAAAAAGAAATGTTCAATAAGCGTATTTCTAAGGACTGTGTTGCGATTGCTGAGATAGATAAAATGTTAGAGTAATTTATAAAACATTGTAAAAAATTAAATAAAAAGCTTATAAAATCAATATTTTAAAAAATTTTCCATTTGAAGATTAAAATCAATGTGGGCCAGACCATCCAATCTACCAGCCACTATTTACTACTACCGAACCTGAACTCGGGTTAAGAATGGGTTCCTGCTAACGACATGCAGGATGACGAACTTTGAAGCTAGCTAAAAACGACCTACTATTTATATTTTGCTTTTTCTATCCACCAGCCACTGCTTACTCGCTACTGCTTTGAAGGATGGATTCCATAAGCGTTACTTCTCCTTTACAAGCTTTAGGATCATTTGTAGGGTTACTGTCAATTACGGTCTTAAGTATGTTGCGTTTATACCCTTCTGGGCAGCGATAGCATTTTTTGGTTAAGGTGCCTGCCCATGAACCATCAGGGCATCCTTTTTCTCCTATTTTGTTGGCCGCTTTGTAGATGTATTTGACCTTTGGTTTGCACTGAGGATTGCCTTTATTTTCTTTAATTCGAGCGGGTTTATAACCCGCTGGGCAGGTCCAACACGCTTTATTTTTATACCAAACCTCTTTTGATTTGCACGTTATGTTTAATAAGCCTGTTGGTTCACTATGGCGTTCTGCTTTAATGTAATTTTTTGCTTTTCTACAGTGTTTTGGGTTGCTTGGATCACCCGCCATTTTAGCTAAATGGTTACTAAACCCTGTAGGGCATTCCCAG
The sequence above is a segment of the Paraglaciecola sp. L3A3 genome. Coding sequences within it:
- a CDS encoding MerR family transcriptional regulator — protein: MKISELEKKVGLSRDTLRYYEKVGVLTPPLRADNGYRHYGKTQLDELAFIERGKAIGFTLSEIKRGYEQYKTLGKLCPEFIKQLQEKKEMFNKRISKDCVAIAEIDKMLE